The Clostridium septicum genome contains a region encoding:
- a CDS encoding Asp23/Gls24 family envelope stress response protein: MESMNNDTNLGIVKISDEVVSVIAGIAASEIEGIVEGQQAVSNNISHLLKGKKAVGRNVKVTLGEDSAVIDLNVAVEYGIKIPEVVKAVQENVKKTVEAMTGLKVDSVNISVQSIYLPKKEKEECKED; this comes from the coding sequence ATGGAAAGTATGAACAATGACACAAACCTTGGAATTGTGAAAATTTCAGATGAAGTAGTAAGTGTAATAGCTGGGATTGCTGCTAGTGAAATAGAAGGTATAGTTGAAGGGCAGCAAGCCGTTTCTAATAACATATCACATTTATTAAAAGGTAAGAAAGCTGTAGGAAGAAATGTTAAAGTTACGTTAGGTGAAGACAGCGCTGTAATAGATTTAAATGTTGCTGTAGAGTATGGAATTAAAATACCAGAAGTGGTTAAGGCTGTACAAGAAAATGTAAAGAAAACTGTAGAAGCAATGACGGGATTAAAAGTAGATTCTGTAAACATAAGTGTTCAAAGCATTTACTTACCTAAAAAAGAAAAAGAAGAATGTAAGGAAGACTAA
- the nusB gene encoding transcription antitermination factor NusB, whose translation MNRKRSREIAMELLFGMTLSKNTLEETIETFKEDYEMKLKTIDLEYIKGILEKVEKNLEVIDEKIEKSLTNWKIERISKVNLTILRIAIAEMMFLEDVPNKVAINEAIEVTKKYSDEKSVAFINGVLDKALKSI comes from the coding sequence ATGAATAGAAAGAGATCAAGAGAAATAGCAATGGAGTTACTTTTTGGAATGACGTTAAGTAAAAATACTCTAGAAGAAACTATAGAAACTTTCAAAGAAGATTATGAAATGAAATTAAAAACCATAGATTTAGAGTACATAAAAGGTATATTAGAAAAGGTAGAAAAAAACTTAGAAGTAATAGATGAAAAAATAGAAAAATCTTTAACAAATTGGAAAATAGAAAGAATCTCAAAAGTTAACCTAACTATTTTAAGAATAGCTATAGCAGAAATGATGTTTTTAGAAGATGTTCCAAATAAAGTAGCTATAAATGAAGCTATAGAAGTAACAAAAAAATATTCAGATGAAAAAAGTGTTGCGTTTATAAATGGAGTACTAGATAAAGCTTTAAAAAGTATATAA
- the dxs gene encoding 1-deoxy-D-xylulose-5-phosphate synthase → MGRLLEMIKSPEDVKKLSIVELEVLAGEIREFLIDSVSKTGGHLASNLGVVELTLSLFRNLDLSEDKIVWDVGHQSYVHKILTGRKEEFKTLRQFKGLSGFPKRCESKYDVFQTGHSSTSISSALGMARARDIKGNKNNIVAVIGDGALTGGMALEALNDVGFNKTKMIVILNDNQMSIAHNVGGLSQHLNNLRMEPRYNKLKSDINSTLNASDTGKKVAHYISRFKDSVKQFVVPSMLFEDMGLKYIGPIDGHNLKLMSEVLKKAKQIDEPVIIHVMTNKGKGYDFAEQNPNKFHGVSPFDLESGEAYTHKSRNYSKVFGDSMIKLAKKDNRVVAITAAMPDGTGLKEFSKEFPNRFFDVGIAEEHATTLAAGMASEGLRPVFAVYSTFLQRAYDQIIHDVCIQNLPVVFAIDRAGIVGEDGETHQGIFDLSYLSQIPNMNVLAPKQLDDLEIMLEWAINSNKPVAIRYPRGGDSYQGLNPIKEIKYCKWEEITSGENIAIIAVGKMTQHVMKAREILIEKGINPLIISATFVKPLDIDMLSKLVEKKYNIVTVEDNLVNGGFGSYVLSYINGLGFNNKFKALGFKDDFVPHGNVEILYREEKLDSEGIAESILKL, encoded by the coding sequence ATGGGAAGATTATTAGAAATGATAAAGTCTCCAGAGGATGTAAAAAAGTTATCTATAGTTGAATTAGAAGTTTTAGCTGGAGAAATAAGAGAATTTTTAATTGATAGTGTATCAAAGACAGGGGGGCATTTAGCTTCAAATCTTGGAGTTGTAGAGCTTACCCTTAGTTTATTTAGGAACTTAGATTTAAGTGAGGATAAAATTGTTTGGGATGTTGGACATCAAAGTTATGTACATAAAATATTAACAGGAAGAAAAGAAGAATTTAAAACTTTAAGACAATTTAAAGGTTTAAGTGGATTTCCTAAGAGATGTGAAAGTAAATATGATGTGTTCCAAACAGGTCATAGTAGTACTTCTATATCTTCAGCATTAGGTATGGCAAGAGCTAGAGATATTAAGGGGAATAAAAATAATATTGTAGCAGTTATAGGAGATGGAGCCTTAACAGGAGGGATGGCATTAGAAGCTTTAAATGATGTTGGATTTAATAAAACAAAGATGATTGTTATTTTAAACGATAATCAAATGTCAATTGCGCATAATGTAGGCGGATTATCACAACACCTAAATAATCTTAGAATGGAACCAAGATACAACAAATTAAAATCAGATATAAATTCTACTTTAAATGCTTCTGATACTGGAAAAAAAGTAGCACATTATATATCAAGATTTAAAGATAGTGTTAAGCAATTTGTAGTTCCATCAATGTTATTTGAAGATATGGGATTAAAGTATATAGGACCAATAGATGGTCATAATCTTAAGCTTATGAGTGAAGTTTTAAAAAAGGCAAAGCAAATTGATGAGCCTGTAATTATTCATGTTATGACTAATAAGGGAAAAGGATATGATTTTGCAGAGCAAAATCCAAATAAATTTCATGGAGTATCTCCATTTGATTTGGAAAGCGGAGAAGCATATACTCATAAGTCAAGAAACTATTCAAAAGTATTTGGAGATTCAATGATAAAACTTGCAAAGAAAGATAATAGAGTAGTTGCTATAACAGCTGCTATGCCAGACGGCACAGGATTAAAGGAATTTTCTAAAGAGTTTCCAAATAGATTTTTTGATGTAGGAATTGCAGAAGAACATGCAACAACATTAGCAGCAGGTATGGCTAGTGAAGGTTTAAGACCGGTATTTGCAGTTTATTCAACATTTTTACAAAGGGCATATGATCAAATAATCCATGATGTATGTATACAAAACCTGCCAGTTGTATTTGCTATAGATAGAGCAGGTATAGTGGGAGAGGATGGAGAAACTCATCAAGGTATTTTTGATTTATCATACTTAAGTCAAATTCCTAATATGAATGTTTTAGCTCCTAAGCAGCTAGATGATTTAGAGATTATGTTGGAATGGGCTATAAATAGTAATAAGCCTGTGGCAATTAGATACCCTAGAGGTGGAGATTCATACCAAGGATTAAATCCTATAAAAGAAATTAAATATTGCAAATGGGAAGAAATTACAAGTGGTGAAAATATAGCTATAATAGCAGTTGGTAAAATGACACAACATGTTATGAAAGCTAGAGAAATACTTATTGAAAAAGGAATTAATCCTTTAATAATTTCAGCAACTTTTGTAAAACCATTAGATATAGATATGCTAAGTAAACTTGTAGAAAAAAAATATAACATAGTGACAGTAGAAGATAATTTAGTTAATGGCGGATTTGGAAGCTATGTTTTATCATATATAAATGGTTTAGGTTTTAATAATAAATTTAAGGCATTAGGATTTAAAGATGACTTTGTTCCTCATGGAAATGTAGAAATATTATATAGAGAAGAAAAGCTAGATTCAGAGGGGATTGCAGAATCTATTTTGAAACTTTAA
- the spoIIIAF gene encoding stage III sporulation protein AF, producing MDTLKNFIITLVTMLILMTAIELITPDNSMKKYLKFVLGLILISVMLTPIISLISKGEKQITNTIAKYGEEYSNTGEKIDKYKNDSREKAFTKNIEKNCEKILKDKFKNKDFKSEVVCKMDLENMTCSIDKVSIGVKDDSIKNVQKIEINTKDESSEALASDNEVEDEEVIKKYLKEVLNVHEDKIEIYSIDR from the coding sequence ATGGATACGTTAAAAAACTTTATAATAACGTTAGTAACAATGCTTATACTAATGACAGCCATAGAGCTAATAACACCAGATAACAGTATGAAAAAATATTTAAAATTTGTTTTAGGTTTAATACTAATATCAGTAATGCTTACACCGATTATATCTCTAATATCCAAAGGAGAAAAACAAATAACAAATACCATAGCAAAGTATGGAGAAGAATATTCTAATACAGGAGAAAAAATAGATAAGTATAAAAATGATTCAAGAGAAAAAGCCTTTACTAAAAATATTGAAAAAAATTGTGAAAAGATTTTAAAGGATAAGTTTAAGAATAAAGATTTTAAAAGTGAAGTTGTTTGTAAAATGGATTTAGAGAATATGACGTGCTCAATAGATAAAGTATCAATAGGAGTAAAGGATGATTCTATAAAAAATGTACAAAAGATTGAAATAAATACAAAAGATGAATCAAGTGAAGCTTTGGCTTCTGATAATGAAGTAGAAGATGAAGAAGTAATAAAAAAATACTTAAAAGAAGTCTTAAATGTACATGAAGATAAGATAGAGATATATAGTATTGATAGATAG
- a CDS encoding polyprenyl synthetase family protein translates to MRISECRKEINEYLSSYFNNKGSYNKIIYDSASYSLNVGGKRIRPILLLLTYGLYNGSYKDVIEMAAALEMIHTYSLIHDDLPCMDNDDLRRGMPTNHKKFGEDIAVLAGDTLLNEAMILMMNYSLNNGERALIAAKEIAEAAGAEGMIGGQVVDIINEGKEISKEELEYMHLKKTGELIRVSLVSGAILAEAPKKDIDILNEFGKKLGLAFQIKDDILDEVGDVKKLGKNTKSDKNNDKSNFLSIFGIDYCKNKCKSLTDECISLLDSLSVNAKIVKELTLELLNREN, encoded by the coding sequence ATGAGGATTAGTGAATGTAGAAAAGAAATAAATGAATATTTAAGTAGTTATTTTAATAATAAAGGTAGCTATAATAAAATAATATATGATTCAGCTAGTTATAGTTTAAATGTTGGTGGAAAAAGAATAAGACCAATATTGCTATTACTTACATATGGGTTATATAATGGTAGTTATAAAGATGTAATAGAAATGGCTGCGGCATTAGAGATGATTCATACTTATTCATTAATACACGATGATTTGCCTTGTATGGATAATGACGATTTAAGAAGAGGAATGCCTACAAACCATAAAAAATTTGGTGAAGATATAGCTGTATTAGCAGGAGATACCCTTTTAAATGAGGCTATGATTTTAATGATGAATTATTCATTAAATAATGGGGAAAGAGCATTAATAGCAGCTAAAGAAATAGCAGAGGCAGCAGGTGCAGAAGGCATGATAGGCGGTCAGGTTGTTGATATAATTAATGAAGGGAAAGAAATATCAAAAGAAGAACTTGAATATATGCATTTAAAGAAAACAGGAGAATTAATAAGGGTTTCTTTAGTTTCAGGAGCAATTTTAGCTGAGGCACCAAAGAAAGATATAGATATATTAAATGAATTTGGGAAAAAGTTGGGATTAGCTTTTCAAATAAAAGATGATATATTAGATGAAGTTGGAGATGTAAAAAAACTTGGAAAAAATACCAAAAGTGATAAAAATAATGATAAGTCTAATTTTCTTTCAATTTTTGGAATAGATTATTGTAAAAACAAGTGTAAATCTTTAACTGATGAATGTATCTCCTTATTAGATAGTCTTTCTGTAAATGCAAAAATAGTAAAGGAACTAACCCTTGAGTTATTAAATAGGGAAAATTAA
- a CDS encoding NAD(+)/NADH kinase has product MKNIAIAINPSKDKNGEIIEKVKKEVLKEFKNVNIVVLNSYEIANYNFNNHIDFIIVLGGDGTILGVARQINGKADIPLLGINIGNLGFISSIEISDISKAIRNLKEGNYKIENRIMLECEFSLQEANDKCKALNDVVVARGTLSRMVKFHVFIDGKRYYTFKGDGLIVGTPTGSTAYSFSAGGPFVYPNLDVITLTPICSHTKGMQTIVLNSDSEIEIKAENGEEEIYITFDGQKAVRSNHEALIKVKKSKEYAKIILFNDYDYFKVLRTKIINNSKECEGD; this is encoded by the coding sequence ATGAAAAATATTGCAATTGCTATAAATCCTTCTAAGGATAAGAATGGTGAAATTATTGAAAAAGTAAAAAAAGAAGTTTTAAAAGAATTTAAAAATGTAAATATAGTAGTTTTAAATAGTTATGAGATAGCAAATTATAATTTTAATAATCATATAGATTTTATCATTGTATTAGGTGGAGATGGAACAATATTAGGTGTTGCTAGGCAAATAAATGGAAAGGCTGATATTCCGCTTCTAGGAATAAATATTGGTAATTTGGGTTTTATTTCCAGTATAGAGATATCAGATATTAGCAAAGCTATTAGGAATTTAAAAGAAGGAAATTATAAGATTGAAAATAGAATAATGCTTGAGTGTGAGTTTTCTCTTCAAGAAGCAAATGATAAATGTAAGGCTTTAAATGATGTAGTAGTTGCTAGGGGAACTTTATCACGAATGGTAAAATTTCATGTGTTTATAGACGGTAAACGTTATTATACTTTTAAGGGGGATGGTTTAATTGTAGGAACGCCAACAGGATCAACTGCATATTCATTTTCAGCAGGAGGGCCTTTTGTTTATCCCAATTTAGATGTAATTACATTAACTCCAATTTGTTCACATACTAAAGGAATGCAAACAATAGTATTAAATAGTGATAGTGAGATAGAAATAAAAGCAGAAAATGGAGAAGAGGAAATATATATAACCTTTGATGGGCAAAAAGCTGTAAGATCAAATCATGAAGCTCTTATAAAAGTAAAAAAATCTAAAGAGTATGCCAAAATAATATTATTTAATGATTATGATTACTTTAAAGTTCTTAGGACAAAAATAATAAATAATTCAAAAGAATGTGAAGGTGATTAA
- the xseB gene encoding exodeoxyribonuclease VII small subunit: protein MAKKETYNEMLEKLQDVLKNLEENELNLEESMKEYEAGVKLINKLYKTLNSLEGKLITIKDNIEVETTIGNED from the coding sequence ATGGCTAAAAAAGAAACTTATAATGAGATGCTAGAAAAACTTCAGGATGTTTTGAAAAATTTAGAGGAAAATGAACTGAATTTAGAAGAGTCAATGAAAGAATACGAGGCTGGAGTTAAGCTTATAAATAAATTATATAAAACTTTAAACTCATTAGAAGGAAAGCTAATAACAATAAAAGATAATATAGAGGTGGAAACAACAATTGGAAATGAGGATTAG
- a CDS encoding SpoIIIAH-like family protein: MTKKQFGIIFTLMALIVCVGVLSAKLNKNGLTDPTDFSQVLSGDTVADKKDDGNKKDESKKEEKNDKKDEQTLSTQDSFYNIRSEKEQQAAATKQQLNAIIADANTSQQQKDVATNELTEKTMLEDKEGRIELSIKNKGFEDALCFIQGNNVRVIVKANEVSDADNAVIQEIVEDISSISDVIIEKK, encoded by the coding sequence ATGACAAAAAAACAATTTGGAATTATTTTCACACTAATGGCTCTTATAGTATGTGTAGGAGTATTATCAGCAAAACTAAATAAAAACGGGTTAACTGATCCAACAGACTTTAGTCAAGTATTATCAGGGGATACAGTTGCAGATAAGAAAGATGATGGAAATAAGAAGGATGAAAGCAAAAAAGAAGAAAAGAATGATAAAAAAGATGAACAAACTTTAAGTACTCAAGATAGTTTTTATAACATAAGAAGTGAAAAAGAACAGCAAGCAGCAGCAACTAAGCAACAATTAAATGCTATAATCGCTGATGCAAATACTTCACAACAACAAAAAGATGTAGCAACTAACGAATTAACAGAAAAGACAATGTTAGAAGATAAAGAAGGAAGAATTGAGTTAAGTATTAAAAACAAAGGATTTGAAGATGCACTATGCTTTATACAAGGAAACAATGTTAGAGTAATAGTTAAAGCAAATGAGGTTTCAGATGCTGATAACGCAGTTATTCAAGAAATTGTTGAAGATATTTCATCAATAAGTGATGTAATAATTGAAAAGAAATAA
- the spoIIIAG gene encoding stage III sporulation protein AG, which yields MGKDNFKKELTSILSNPKFLNIVSIALVIAFVLLAISFLSTNRKKEAKATDGPSISEANNKDTSNTPKEILDYEEVQKKELKEILTKMDGVGVVDVMMYFESSEVKVPAINENTQVSKTEESDKDGGKRVNTQKNDGSQVVMSGNGSENEPFILKTYKPKITGIVIVAEGADNSKIKYDIQTAISSLYGISLDKVNVYPMKN from the coding sequence ATGGGGAAAGATAATTTTAAAAAGGAATTAACCAGTATCTTAAGTAATCCTAAATTTCTAAATATCGTAAGTATAGCTTTAGTTATTGCCTTTGTTTTACTTGCAATTAGCTTTTTATCTACTAATAGAAAAAAAGAAGCTAAAGCAACTGATGGTCCAAGTATATCAGAAGCAAATAATAAAGATACATCAAATACACCTAAGGAAATTTTAGATTATGAAGAAGTACAAAAGAAGGAACTTAAAGAAATATTAACTAAAATGGATGGAGTTGGAGTAGTTGATGTAATGATGTACTTTGAAAGTAGCGAAGTAAAGGTTCCAGCTATTAATGAAAATACGCAAGTATCTAAAACAGAAGAATCAGACAAAGATGGCGGGAAAAGAGTAAATACTCAAAAAAATGATGGCAGTCAGGTGGTTATGAGTGGAAATGGATCAGAAAATGAGCCATTCATTTTAAAAACATATAAACCTAAAATAACAGGTATTGTAATAGTAGCTGAAGGTGCTGACAATAGTAAAATTAAATATGATATACAAACAGCAATTTCAAGCTTATATGGAATTTCATTGGATAAAGTTAATGTATATCCTATGAAAAATTAG
- a CDS encoding bifunctional methylenetetrahydrofolate dehydrogenase/methenyltetrahydrofolate cyclohydrolase, which yields MGQIINGKEIALKVKENIKEYINERENKGLKRPKIASILVGNDGGSIYYMNNQEKVANSLNCDFEKIILEDTIAENNLINIIEKLNKDKSIQGIILQLPLPKNFNEKKVIASISPKKDIDCLTYESQGKLYMGEKGFLPCTPNSVVTLLESLNIDLQGLEVVVLGRSNIVGKPVAQLLLNKNTTVTICHSKTKDLKSVCKRADILIVAIGKPKFINKKYIKEGAIVIDVGTSSFEGKITGDVDFEDVIDLASFVTPVPGGVGALTTTLLIKNACEAMENNEN from the coding sequence ATGGGACAAATAATAAATGGTAAAGAAATTGCTTTAAAAGTAAAAGAAAATATTAAAGAGTATATAAATGAGAGAGAAAATAAAGGATTGAAAAGACCTAAGATAGCATCTATATTAGTTGGTAATGATGGTGGTTCAATTTATTATATGAATAATCAAGAGAAGGTTGCTAATTCATTAAACTGTGATTTTGAAAAGATAATTTTAGAAGATACTATAGCAGAAAATAATCTTATAAATATTATAGAAAAGTTAAATAAAGATAAAAGTATTCAAGGTATAATTCTTCAGTTACCTTTACCTAAAAATTTCAATGAGAAAAAAGTAATAGCATCTATATCACCTAAAAAGGATATAGATTGTTTAACATACGAAAGTCAAGGTAAACTATATATGGGTGAAAAAGGATTTTTACCGTGTACACCTAATTCAGTAGTAACTCTATTAGAAAGTTTAAATATAGATTTGCAAGGGTTAGAAGTAGTTGTTCTTGGAAGAAGTAATATAGTTGGAAAACCAGTTGCACAATTATTATTAAATAAAAATACAACAGTTACAATTTGTCACTCAAAAACTAAAGATTTAAAAAGTGTATGTAAAAGGGCAGACATACTTATAGTAGCAATAGGTAAACCTAAATTTATAAATAAGAAATACATAAAAGAAGGTGCTATTGTAATAGATGTTGGAACTTCATCATTTGAAGGGAAAATAACAGGAGATGTTGATTTTGAAGATGTTATTGATTTAGCATCATTTGTTACACCAGTTCCAGGTGGGGTTGGAGCATTAACAACTACATTATTAATAAAAAATGCATGTGAGGCTATGGAAAACAATGAAAATTAA
- the xseA gene encoding exodeoxyribonuclease VII large subunit produces MKIKTLSVSEVNNYIKKTLDNDFILNNLSVKGEISNLKYHTSGHIYFSLKDSNGKLNCIMFRNRAIDLHFELEEGMEVTVKCRCSIYPGNGSLQLYIEDIEKDGVGELYIKFEKLKEKLLKEGYFDEEYKKPMPSMPLRVGVITSETGAVIKDIINVTRRRNKMIDIVLFPANVQGIDAYKSIIKGLKFFNNKKNVDVIILGRGGGSLEELWNFNEEELAIEIFKSNIPVVSAVGHEVDYTISDFVSDLRAATPSQAAEIVVPIESEIKNSLNNIKNRLDELIEINILQEKNRMKNLSKILNLNSPISRVANSYLEVDTLKNRLNQSIVNKINNEKIRIESLNNILKAHNPINVLQKGYSIVEDNEGNILSSKDDLMEEKEISMLFKNGSVTGIFAPIK; encoded by the coding sequence ATGAAAATTAAGACATTGTCAGTTTCAGAAGTAAATAATTATATAAAGAAAACTTTAGATAATGATTTTATTTTAAATAATCTTTCTGTAAAAGGAGAAATTTCTAATTTAAAATACCATACAAGTGGACATATATATTTTTCATTAAAGGATTCTAATGGTAAACTAAATTGTATAATGTTTAGAAATAGAGCTATAGATTTACATTTTGAATTAGAAGAGGGTATGGAAGTTACTGTTAAATGTAGATGCTCTATTTATCCAGGTAATGGTTCACTACAACTTTATATAGAGGATATTGAAAAAGACGGAGTTGGAGAATTATATATAAAGTTTGAAAAGTTAAAAGAAAAATTATTAAAAGAAGGATATTTTGATGAAGAATATAAAAAGCCAATGCCTTCTATGCCACTAAGGGTAGGAGTTATAACCTCTGAAACAGGCGCTGTTATTAAAGATATAATAAATGTTACAAGAAGAAGAAATAAAATGATTGATATAGTTTTATTTCCAGCTAATGTTCAAGGAATTGATGCTTACAAAAGTATAATAAAAGGTTTAAAATTTTTTAACAATAAAAAAAATGTTGATGTTATAATATTGGGAAGAGGTGGAGGATCTTTAGAAGAACTTTGGAATTTTAATGAAGAGGAATTAGCTATTGAAATATTTAAGTCAAATATACCAGTAGTTTCAGCAGTAGGCCATGAGGTAGATTATACAATATCAGATTTTGTAAGTGATTTAAGAGCTGCAACACCATCTCAAGCTGCCGAGATAGTAGTTCCAATTGAAAGTGAGATAAAAAATAGTTTAAACAATATAAAAAATAGGTTGGATGAGTTAATAGAAATTAATATTTTACAAGAAAAGAATAGAATGAAAAATCTAAGTAAAATATTAAATTTAAATAGTCCAATATCTAGGGTTGCAAATAGTTATTTAGAGGTAGATACTCTAAAAAATAGATTAAACCAAAGTATTGTAAATAAAATTAATAATGAGAAAATAAGAATAGAGTCTTTAAATAATATACTTAAAGCTCATAATCCAATTAATGTTTTACAAAAGGGGTATTCAATAGTTGAAGACAATGAAGGAAACATTTTGTCATCTAAAGATGATTTAATGGAAGAAAAAGAAATAAGTATGTTATTTAAAAATGGTTCAGTAACAGGGATATTTGCACCTATAAAATAA
- a CDS encoding TlyA family RNA methyltransferase — MSAKKERLDILLVNKGIFTSRERAKTNIMAGKIFVDGHRVDKAGEKVNIDADIIFKGQEIPYVSRGGLKLEKAMKEFDINLEERVCMDIGASTGGFTDCMLQNGARKVFSVDVGYGQFAWKLRTDDRVVCMERTNIRYVTPEDIGEKLDFASIDVSFISLKKIMPATLNLLKDNGEVVALIKPQFEAGREKVGKKGVVRDINVHKEVVTNIVEFLISENINIIGVSYSPIKGPEGNIEYLVYFTKDKEKESNFTMEDIDRVVEASHEIL, encoded by the coding sequence ATGTCAGCAAAGAAGGAAAGGTTAGATATACTTTTAGTTAATAAAGGAATATTTACATCAAGAGAAAGAGCAAAAACTAATATAATGGCTGGAAAAATATTTGTAGATGGTCATAGAGTTGACAAAGCTGGGGAAAAAGTTAATATAGATGCAGATATAATTTTTAAAGGTCAAGAGATTCCTTATGTTAGTAGAGGGGGATTAAAACTTGAAAAGGCAATGAAGGAATTTGATATAAATTTAGAAGAAAGAGTATGCATGGATATAGGAGCTTCCACTGGAGGATTTACTGACTGTATGCTACAAAATGGTGCTAGAAAAGTATTTTCAGTTGATGTAGGATATGGTCAATTTGCTTGGAAGCTTAGAACAGATGATAGAGTAGTTTGTATGGAGAGAACAAATATAAGATATGTTACTCCAGAAGATATTGGAGAAAAGTTAGACTTTGCTTCTATAGATGTTTCATTTATTTCTTTAAAAAAAATAATGCCAGCTACTTTAAATTTATTAAAAGATAATGGCGAAGTTGTAGCTTTAATAAAACCTCAATTTGAGGCTGGAAGAGAAAAAGTTGGGAAAAAAGGTGTTGTTAGAGACATAAATGTTCATAAAGAAGTAGTGACTAACATAGTTGAATTTTTAATCAGTGAAAATATCAATATTATAGGGGTTAGTTATTCACCAATAAAAGGGCCAGAAGGAAATATTGAATATCTAGTATACTTTACTAAAGATAAAGAAAAAGAAAGTAATTTTACAATGGAAGATATAGATAGAGTTGTTGAAGCATCTCATGAAATACTTTAA
- the spoIIIAE gene encoding stage III sporulation protein AE has protein sequence MEKIKKLTGKIIIIILLGLFLSSVPSFKTVYAQSEANLNEDTINKQYDENSQGEELLKDKEVEEKLSGLYSYINNMKSDVELINELDPVEYIKNYIKSGDGNLSLKKIAQAVTSFLFKEVKVVLSLTLSIIVISIICSLLKNLQRSFSNENISNIAFFACYALLIVILSKSFLISIELAKDVIIKISDFMAALLPILVMMLGTAGGFTQAVTMDPIILGATFIIPRIYLNIIIPLILMTFVLQFANNISTEYKIDNLCKLMKQTIIVLQGFILTVFIALLTIRGITSSTIDAVTLKTAKFAVDNFIPIVGKAFSDAIATVAGYSLIIKNAVSSIGLIIIVLLMIYPIIKLALISLVYKLTAALVEPIGEKRITDSIAAAGDALILIMSTVISVSIMFFILIAIMASAGKFVIGG, from the coding sequence ATGGAGAAGATAAAAAAGTTAACAGGAAAAATTATAATTATAATTTTACTAGGTTTATTCTTAAGTAGTGTGCCTTCTTTTAAAACAGTATATGCTCAAAGTGAAGCTAATTTAAATGAAGATACAATAAATAAACAATATGATGAAAATAGTCAAGGAGAAGAACTTCTAAAAGATAAAGAAGTAGAAGAAAAGCTTAGTGGATTATATAGTTATATAAACAATATGAAATCAGATGTTGAATTAATAAATGAACTAGATCCAGTTGAATATATAAAAAATTATATTAAATCAGGTGATGGGAATTTATCATTAAAAAAAATAGCCCAAGCAGTAACAAGCTTTCTTTTCAAAGAAGTAAAAGTAGTTTTATCTTTAACATTAAGTATTATAGTTATTTCTATTATTTGTTCATTATTAAAAAATTTACAAAGGTCTTTTTCAAATGAAAATATTTCAAACATAGCCTTTTTTGCGTGCTATGCATTATTAATAGTTATATTATCTAAAAGTTTTCTTATTTCTATAGAATTAGCAAAGGATGTAATAATCAAAATATCAGATTTTATGGCAGCATTACTACCAATTTTAGTTATGATGCTTGGAACAGCAGGAGGTTTTACGCAAGCAGTAACTATGGATCCTATAATTCTTGGTGCTACATTTATAATTCCAAGAATATACTTAAATATAATAATCCCTTTGATATTAATGACATTTGTACTTCAGTTTGCAAATAATATATCAACAGAATATAAAATAGATAACCTATGCAAATTAATGAAACAAACAATAATAGTGCTTCAAGGTTTTATATTAACAGTGTTTATTGCACTATTAACAATAAGAGGTATAACTTCATCAACTATAGATGCAGTAACTTTAAAAACAGCCAAATTTGCAGTTGATAATTTTATTCCAATAGTAGGTAAAGCTTTTTCAGACGCTATAGCAACAGTTGCAGGATATTCATTAATAATAAAAAATGCAGTTAGTTCTATAGGGTTAATTATAATAGTATTACTAATGATATATCCAATAATTAAATTAGCATTAATTTCTTTAGTTTATAAATTAACAGCAGCTTTAGTAGAACCAATAGGTGAAAAAAGAATAACTGATTCAATAGCAGCTGCAGGAGATGCGTTAATACTCATAATGTCAACTGTAATATCTGTTAGCATAATGTTTTTTATATTAATTGCAATAATGGCATCAGCAGGAAAGTTTGTTATAGGGGGATAG